GTTCATCGTCTTCTGTTGCTACATTGCCAGGATATATTTCGTTCAGACCGAACACAAAGGCGAGCTCGTCCGCATGGTTTGCTCCATGTAGCCACAATGGTCTTGGTTGCACCGGTCCCCAGCGAGGCTCGTGTGAAAACAGGTACTGGTAGGTCTTACTATTGCTCCCAGTGTGGGCGTCTAGAGACCGAACAGCGGGACTATAATAGTTGACGTCAGCATACATGTTTGCTGCACTGGAAGTTTGGGCTTCAATGTCGCCGTTGGGTAAACTATTTACATACTTTTCAGTTATCGATGTAAAGATATGGTCACAGTTGTCATATAGCTGCCGAACAAGAGTAGGTATGACATGGTTCACCGGAATATTAGCCGTTATTCCTATTGTGAAATTAAACGTCGGAAACTCTTTCTGGTGGCGGAGGAGATCATAGTAAAACAGTCCTGCATCTGCTGTGTTAAACCCGGCCAAATAATCGAGATCTCGGAAGAATTTCATCGCGTCGCTGTCAATATCATTTAAGATATCGTCAAAGTCTCTGGAGAACAATTCTCCATCTATGGTAGGACCAAGTGCCGATAGAATTGTAAAACTAGAGGACTGTACGTCATTGAAAGCTTTATAAAATGACATGACAAGTTGCCTGGCGCTTTTATCACGTAAACATGTCACTGTAGCAGCAGATGAGTCGGAGGAGCATCCTAGTTCATTCACTACTTTAGTAAATACCTTCATTGCCTCCACCCCAGAATCACGAGGCCCAACACTCGATCCGCTCTCAGCAATGACTCTTTGGAACACTCCTTTATTCTGACTAATAATAGCCTGAAGGCCAACACTGACACCTCCCGCCGATTCGCCGAATATTGTGATTCTGGACGGATCGCCACCGTAGTCTTCGATGTTGTCTTTAACCCATCGAAGCGCTAACATCTGATCCCAGAGTCCATAATTGCCAAGGGTAGCGTTATCATCCGTGCTATAGAAGCC
Above is a window of Pecten maximus chromosome 7, xPecMax1.1, whole genome shotgun sequence DNA encoding:
- the LOC117331430 gene encoding LOW QUALITY PROTEIN: carboxylesterase 5A-like (The sequence of the model RefSeq protein was modified relative to this genomic sequence to represent the inferred CDS: deleted 1 base in 1 codon), whose product is MVLVTMRSCIRCFCAVSMVMLQVYSVVPTPTNNLPSITTTWQTRLGSILGLKISSQNGNIFQFRKIPFAKPPEGDLRFSKPEVPNAWTETLNCTTYGYACMQSGTDVSEDCLYVNIYIPNSLDTAAKRAVMVWIHGGSFISGRGSEVDGSTLALHGDVIVVTINYRLNIFGFYSTDDNATLGNYGLWDQMLALRWVKDNIEDYGGDPSRITIFGESAGGVSVGLQAIISQNKGVFQRVIAESGSSVGPRDSGVEAMKVFTKVVNELGCSSDSSAATVTCLRDKSARQLVMSFYKAFNDVQSSSFTILSALGPTIDGELFSRDFDDILNDIDSDAMKFFRDLDYLAGFNTADAGLFYYDLLRHQKEFPTFNFTIGITANIPVNHVIPTLVRQLYDNCDHIFTSITEKYVNSLPNGDIEAQTSSAANMYADVNYYSPAVRSLDAHTGSNSKTYQYLFSHEPRWGPVQPRPLWLHGANHADELAFVFGLNEIYPGNVATEDDELTISRRVMTYWANFAKFGNPNGDDHDLTEWPQYTLPNKCYLNISATDTVGRALYADRMDFWNKNVTSQLTQCRQKHVNGVGANISIRLDEVHDWILTL